From a region of the Azospirillum formosense genome:
- a CDS encoding ABC transporter ATP-binding protein has translation MRLIIKDLCHRYDDLVVLDGIDLTVQEGEVLAVIGPSGCGKSTLLGIAGGIVAPTSGTIAVAGEVPDGCLNPITFIFQDFALLPWRSVEDNLSLVLEHHPLSAAERRERIESGLRRMGLWDFRQALPKQLSGGMRQRVGIARALAVRPAMLLLDEPLSALDAQTRELLMEDFLSLWQRERTTALYVTHNLDEALRLADRVVVLSRRPGRLREIVTIEEPRDQRLEPSAQAHLAEVRNRLWHLIRAEAQLADREIADA, from the coding sequence ATGAGGCTTATCATCAAGGACCTGTGCCACCGCTACGACGACCTCGTCGTGCTGGACGGCATCGACCTGACGGTGCAGGAGGGCGAGGTTCTGGCCGTCATCGGCCCGTCGGGCTGCGGCAAGTCCACCCTGCTCGGCATCGCCGGCGGCATCGTGGCCCCCACCTCCGGCACCATCGCGGTGGCGGGCGAGGTGCCGGACGGCTGCCTGAACCCGATCACCTTCATCTTCCAGGACTTCGCCCTGCTGCCCTGGCGCAGCGTCGAGGACAACCTGTCGCTCGTTCTCGAACACCATCCGCTGTCGGCGGCGGAGCGGCGGGAGCGCATCGAGTCCGGCCTGCGCCGCATGGGGCTGTGGGACTTCCGCCAGGCGCTGCCCAAGCAATTGTCGGGCGGCATGCGCCAGCGCGTCGGCATCGCCCGCGCGCTGGCGGTGCGCCCGGCCATGCTGCTGCTGGACGAGCCGCTGTCGGCGCTCGACGCCCAGACGCGCGAGCTGCTGATGGAGGACTTCCTGTCGCTCTGGCAGCGCGAGCGGACGACCGCCCTCTACGTCACCCACAATCTGGACGAGGCGCTGCGGCTGGCCGACCGGGTCGTCGTGCTCAGCCGCCGTCCGGGCCGGCTGCGCGAGATCGTGACCATCGAGGAGCCGCGCGACCAGCGGCTGGAGCCCTCCGCCCAGGCCCATCTGGCGGAGGTGCGCAACCGGCTGTGGCACCTGATCCGGGCCGAGGCCCAACTGGCCGACCGTGAGATCGCCGATGCCTGA
- a CDS encoding ABC transporter permease: protein MPDTPLTSNSLPITERSAAPSQPVRFRGGGFTVKAHRWAALLAFVVLIAVWESTNRFGLVSELFLPPPSAVASALAAMAQDGSLWQHLKASLMRIGVGWVMGTVAGMAVGFAMGIGSVARAVGVPLVSAFFPIPKIALLPLFILWFGIGEPSKFATIGFGVFFPTVIATYSAIDSVPRNLIRMAQSFGLPWASILRKIVLPGALPGILAGFRITASIALILVVAAEMIGAEYGIGAFVLTAGNLMLTDQLLAGVLVLSLLGLSIGTVLSILERRLLKWR, encoded by the coding sequence ATGCCTGACACCCCTTTGACCAGCAACAGTCTCCCCATCACCGAACGCTCCGCCGCTCCGTCGCAACCCGTCCGCTTCCGCGGCGGCGGCTTCACGGTCAAGGCGCACCGCTGGGCGGCGCTGCTCGCCTTCGTGGTCCTGATCGCGGTGTGGGAGTCCACCAACCGCTTCGGCCTCGTCAGCGAGCTGTTCCTGCCGCCGCCGAGCGCGGTCGCCTCGGCGCTGGCCGCCATGGCGCAGGACGGGTCGCTGTGGCAGCACCTGAAGGCGTCGCTGATGCGCATCGGCGTCGGCTGGGTCATGGGCACGGTGGCCGGCATGGCCGTGGGCTTCGCCATGGGCATCGGCTCGGTCGCGCGGGCGGTCGGCGTGCCGCTGGTCTCGGCCTTCTTCCCGATCCCGAAGATCGCGCTGCTGCCGCTGTTCATCCTGTGGTTCGGCATCGGCGAACCGTCGAAGTTCGCCACCATCGGCTTCGGCGTCTTCTTCCCCACCGTGATCGCCACCTACAGCGCCATCGATTCGGTGCCGCGCAACCTGATCCGCATGGCGCAGAGCTTCGGCCTGCCCTGGGCGTCGATCCTGCGCAAGATCGTGCTTCCCGGCGCCCTGCCCGGCATCCTCGCCGGTTTCCGCATCACCGCCTCCATCGCGCTGATCCTGGTGGTCGCTGCGGAGATGATCGGGGCGGAATACGGCATCGGCGCCTTCGTCCTGACCGCCGGCAACCTGATGCTGACCGACCAGCTCCTGGCCGGCGTGCTGGTTCTGTCGCTGCTCGGCCTGAGCATCGGGACCGTGCTGTCCATCCTGGAACGCCGCCTGCTGAAATGGCGGTGA
- a CDS encoding ABC transporter substrate-binding protein, protein MTVVRWSRRLVLGAMGAAALALAGTPAAEAQGLEKTSIGVLALASSGPIFIAKSKGYFEKEGLDVDLKMFTSAQQVPVAVASGDVDFGVTGLTAGFYNLAAKGAVTMIAAQSRDEPGFQLSAYVATKAAHDAGLTKPADLKGKRIAITTVGSTFHYMVGLLGQKHGFTVKDVTMVAMQDVPKMVAAFKGGQVDAVIAPVTVARQLAAEGSGTILGWVGDETPWQLGALFTSPKTVAQRRPLAEKFVSAYLTALAEYHAAFNAKDASGAVVKGPGYDELLAIIAEATKQKPEVVAAGLPYVEPKGKLLVDDVVNQVKFWQSEGQVDKALDAKSVMDLTFVK, encoded by the coding sequence ATGACCGTCGTGCGTTGGAGCCGCCGTTTGGTTCTGGGTGCAATGGGTGCTGCGGCCCTGGCGCTGGCCGGGACGCCCGCCGCCGAGGCGCAGGGATTGGAGAAGACCTCCATCGGCGTGCTGGCGCTGGCCTCCTCCGGCCCGATCTTCATCGCCAAGTCCAAGGGCTATTTCGAGAAGGAGGGGCTGGACGTCGATCTGAAGATGTTCACCTCGGCCCAGCAGGTGCCGGTGGCGGTGGCCTCCGGCGACGTGGATTTCGGCGTCACGGGCCTGACCGCGGGCTTCTACAACCTCGCCGCCAAGGGCGCCGTCACCATGATCGCGGCGCAGAGCCGCGACGAGCCGGGATTCCAGCTCAGCGCCTATGTGGCGACCAAGGCGGCGCATGACGCCGGGCTGACCAAGCCGGCCGACCTCAAGGGCAAGCGCATCGCCATCACCACGGTCGGCTCGACCTTCCATTACATGGTCGGCCTGCTCGGCCAGAAGCACGGCTTCACGGTCAAGGACGTGACCATGGTGGCGATGCAGGACGTGCCGAAGATGGTCGCCGCCTTCAAGGGCGGTCAGGTGGACGCGGTGATCGCCCCGGTGACGGTCGCCCGCCAGCTCGCCGCCGAAGGCTCCGGCACCATCCTGGGCTGGGTCGGCGACGAGACGCCGTGGCAGCTCGGCGCCCTGTTCACCAGCCCGAAGACCGTCGCCCAGCGCCGCCCGCTGGCCGAGAAGTTCGTCAGCGCCTACCTGACCGCGCTGGCCGAGTACCACGCCGCCTTCAACGCCAAGGACGCGTCGGGCGCCGTGGTCAAGGGTCCGGGCTACGACGAGCTTCTGGCGATCATCGCCGAGGCGACCAAGCAGAAGCCCGAGGTCGTCGCCGCCGGCCTGCCCTATGTCGAGCCGAAGGGCAAGCTGCTGGTCGACGACGTGGTCAATCAGGTAAAGTTCTGGCAGTCCGAAGGCCAAGTGGACAAGGCGCTGGACGCCAAGTCCGTCATGGACCTGACCTTCGTGAAGTAA
- a CDS encoding peptidoglycan-binding domain-containing protein, with protein sequence MNRSLFAAFLAATAFASPAYAACPTDSMTPDMYFAYVEGIQKTLTEQGFRPGVIDGKIGPNTRSAIRAYQKAAKLPVDGCPTQELLDHINFSQPKVYGPGKR encoded by the coding sequence ATGAACCGCAGCCTGTTCGCCGCCTTCCTGGCCGCCACGGCCTTCGCGTCCCCGGCCTACGCCGCCTGTCCGACGGACAGCATGACGCCGGACATGTACTTCGCCTATGTGGAAGGCATCCAGAAGACCCTGACCGAGCAGGGCTTCCGTCCCGGCGTGATCGACGGGAAGATCGGTCCCAACACCCGCTCCGCCATCCGCGCCTACCAGAAGGCCGCGAAGCTCCCGGTGGACGGCTGTCCGACGCAGGAGCTTCTCGACCACATCAACTTCTCCCAGCCGAAGGTCTACGGGCCGGGCAAGCGGTAA
- the prfB gene encoding peptide chain release factor 2 (programmed frameshift): MRAEIEAAAGEIRESLALLRRHLDWDNALRRLDELNAHAEDPKLWDDPSRAQTIMRERTQLETSVNGYRALERDLSDSLELIEMGEAEGDATVVADAEAQLYALRDRAAKLQIESLLSGEADANDCFIEVNAGAGGTEAQDWALMLMRMYLRWAEQHGYKTQWLEESPGEEAGIKSATAQISGHNAYGWLKTEAGVHRLVRISPFDSQARRQTSFAAVSVSPVIDDKINIEINEKDCRIDTFRASGAGGQHVNKTDSAIRITHLPTGIVVACQQERSQHKNRAKAWDMLRARLYERELKIREDAAAALEATKSDIGWGHQIRSYVLHPYQMVKDLRTEVETSQSQAVLDGDLDMFLEAALAARLKGQSDDAAA; encoded by the exons ATGCGGGCCGAGATCGAAGCGGCCGCCGGCGAGATTAGAGAATCGCTGGCGCTGCTGAGGAGGCATCTT GACTGGGATAACGCGCTGCGTCGTCTCGACGAACTGAACGCCCACGCCGAAGACCCCAAGCTGTGGGACGACCCGTCCCGCGCGCAGACCATCATGCGCGAGCGCACCCAGCTCGAAACCTCGGTGAACGGCTACCGCGCCCTTGAGCGCGACCTGTCCGACAGCCTGGAACTGATCGAGATGGGCGAGGCCGAGGGCGACGCGACCGTGGTCGCCGATGCCGAGGCCCAGCTCTACGCCCTGCGCGACCGCGCCGCCAAGCTCCAGATCGAGAGCCTGCTCTCGGGCGAGGCGGACGCCAACGACTGCTTCATCGAGGTGAACGCCGGCGCCGGCGGCACGGAGGCCCAGGACTGGGCGCTGATGCTGATGCGCATGTACCTCCGCTGGGCGGAACAGCACGGCTACAAGACGCAGTGGCTTGAGGAAAGCCCCGGCGAAGAGGCCGGCATCAAATCCGCCACCGCGCAGATCAGCGGCCACAACGCCTATGGCTGGCTGAAGACCGAGGCCGGCGTGCACCGTCTGGTGCGCATCAGCCCGTTCGACAGCCAGGCGCGCCGCCAGACCAGCTTCGCCGCCGTCTCGGTGTCTCCGGTGATCGACGACAAGATCAACATCGAGATCAACGAGAAGGACTGCCGCATCGACACCTTCCGGGCGTCGGGCGCCGGTGGCCAGCACGTCAACAAGACGGACTCGGCGATCCGCATCACCCACCTGCCCACGGGCATCGTGGTGGCCTGCCAGCAGGAGCGCTCGCAGCACAAGAACCGCGCCAAGGCGTGGGACATGCTGCGCGCCCGCCTGTACGAGCGGGAGTTGAAGATCCGCGAGGACGCCGCCGCCGCGCTCGAGGCCACCAAGAGCGACATCGGCTGGGGCCACCAAATCCGCTCCTACGTCCTGCACCCCTACCAGATGGTGAAGGACCTGCGGACCGAGGTGGAGACCTCGCAGAGCCAGGCGGTGCTGGACGGCGACCTGGACATGTTCCTGGAAGCCGCTCTGGCCGCGCGGCTCAAGGGGCAGAGCGACGACGCGGCTGCGTGA
- a CDS encoding MBOAT family O-acyltransferase, translating to MNFTSLGFLLFITAFTAGFMMLARTRLFTPLLLVSSYIFYGFWDYRFCLLLAGTTLLDFYCGLRIADAPNRATARIFMQLSLATNLAILFFFKYFNFFIDSAQVALASLGLDVGHRTLSIILPVGISFYTFQNLSYTLDLYLGHLEKPERSLLRYATFVAFFPQLVAGPIVRARDLLPQIQNGPRHDVSFAVRFAGLEKIIWGYFLKLGLADNAAAVVDARFAQPEFFNALNHVIGLICFSLQIYGDFAGYSLIAIGLAQIFGYTLCQNFARPYFAMGMKDFWRRWHISLSTWFRDYVYIPMGGGRTHWLRIRNLTIVMLVSGLWHGAAWTFVLWGAMHATLMAAEDGVRWLARRSPLRLSGAPLVVGKLLTVGLVFLLITLTWLPFRADDMHTVRTILGIIAEGDFSLPRGMQQMSYLVRVALFGLVVLMIDAMIEFGAGRRYAGVNVVVRSAGCATLILMLLLFGNFANRSFIYFQF from the coding sequence ATGAACTTCACCAGCCTGGGGTTCCTGCTGTTCATCACGGCCTTCACGGCGGGCTTCATGATGCTCGCCAGGACGCGGCTGTTCACGCCGCTGCTGCTGGTGTCCAGCTACATCTTCTACGGCTTCTGGGATTACCGCTTCTGTCTGCTGCTCGCCGGCACGACGCTGCTCGACTTCTATTGCGGCCTGCGCATCGCCGACGCGCCGAACCGGGCCACCGCGCGCATCTTCATGCAGCTCAGCCTCGCCACCAACCTGGCGATCCTGTTCTTTTTCAAATACTTCAACTTCTTCATCGACAGCGCGCAGGTGGCGCTGGCCTCGCTCGGCCTCGACGTCGGGCACCGCACGCTGTCCATCATCCTGCCGGTCGGCATTTCCTTCTACACCTTCCAGAATCTCAGCTACACGCTGGACCTCTATCTCGGCCATCTGGAGAAGCCGGAACGGTCCCTGCTGCGCTACGCGACCTTCGTCGCCTTCTTCCCGCAGCTCGTCGCCGGGCCGATCGTCCGGGCGCGCGACCTGCTGCCCCAGATCCAGAACGGCCCGCGCCACGACGTCAGCTTCGCCGTCCGCTTCGCCGGGCTGGAGAAGATCATCTGGGGCTATTTCCTCAAGCTCGGTCTGGCCGACAACGCCGCCGCCGTGGTCGACGCGCGCTTCGCCCAGCCGGAGTTCTTCAACGCGCTGAACCACGTCATCGGGCTGATCTGCTTCTCGCTCCAGATCTATGGCGACTTCGCCGGCTACTCGCTGATCGCCATCGGTCTGGCGCAGATCTTCGGCTACACGCTTTGCCAGAACTTCGCCCGCCCCTACTTCGCGATGGGCATGAAGGACTTCTGGCGGCGCTGGCACATCTCGCTGTCCACATGGTTCCGCGACTACGTCTACATCCCGATGGGCGGGGGGCGCACCCACTGGCTGCGCATCCGCAACCTGACCATCGTGATGCTGGTGTCCGGCCTGTGGCACGGCGCCGCCTGGACCTTCGTCCTGTGGGGCGCCATGCACGCCACCCTGATGGCGGCGGAGGATGGCGTGCGCTGGCTGGCCAGGCGCAGCCCGCTGCGGCTGAGCGGCGCGCCGCTGGTCGTGGGCAAGCTGCTGACGGTCGGGCTGGTCTTCCTTCTGATCACCCTGACCTGGCTGCCCTTCCGCGCCGACGACATGCACACGGTGCGGACCATCCTGGGCATCATCGCCGAGGGCGACTTCAGCCTGCCGCGCGGGATGCAGCAGATGAGCTACCTGGTCCGCGTCGCCCTGTTCGGCCTCGTGGTCCTGATGATCGACGCGATGATCGAGTTCGGGGCCGGGCGCCGCTACGCCGGGGTCAACGTCGTGGTCCGCTCCGCCGGCTGCGCCACGCTGATCCTGATGCTGCTGCTCTTCGGCAACTTCGCCAACCGATCCTTCATCTATTTCCAGTTCTGA
- a CDS encoding penicillin-binding protein 1A: MRFILSALMAVVILALAGAGGLVYMLDHYDHELPDYTKLANYEPPVTTRVHAGDGRLLAEFASEKRVFVPIDAMPKRVTNAFLSAEDKNFYDHKGIDPVGIARAILTNVENLGRDRRPMGASTITQQVAKNMLLTNEVSFSRKIKEAILAVRIERAFSKDRILELYLNEIFLGYRSYGVAAAALNYFNKALDELDIEEAAYLAALPKAPSNYHPERQRDAAMARRNWVIGRMAEDGHITPEEAKIAQSKPLVVRKRDEQEYVTSEYFAEEVRRELVKLYGEQALYEGGLSVRASMDPVLQQAATKALRTGLIQYDRRHGYRGPVGKMENFDNWAKKLASMAPPPGSEGWHLAVVLKDDEAGALDIGLPDGSRGRVPLAELRWARAQRDDNRLGPEIRRPSDVAKLGDLILVEAAGKDEKGKEPPAGTYALRQVPAVQGGLVALDPHTGRVLAMVGGFSPHMSSFNRATQAMRQPGSSFKPFVYLAALNQGFTPSSLVMDAPFEYDPGHGQPIWRPENYSHEFYGPTPLRAGIEKSRNVMTVRLAQAVGMDKVKAVAENFGITDNLQPYLPMSLGAGETTVLRLATAYAMLANGGKRVGPTFIDRVQDRNGKTIFRHDTRPCASCNQVAWSDGLAVPAVADTREQVNDPRTVYQMVSMLEGVVQRGTATKLLSLGKPLAGKTGTTNDSHDAWFMGFSPDLVVGTYIGFDQPRSLGARETGGSAAVPVFKDVMEVALKDQPATPFRVPRGLRLVRVNPENGRLAQPGERKAIWEAFIPGTEPNPDQPQMVLDGSAHAADGGWTGGVPGGDPAAQQPGGWGAPAAPPSAATVGTGGLY, translated from the coding sequence ATGCGCTTTATTCTGTCCGCCCTGATGGCCGTCGTGATCCTCGCCCTGGCCGGGGCGGGAGGGCTGGTCTACATGCTGGACCATTACGATCACGAACTGCCGGACTACACCAAGCTCGCCAACTACGAACCGCCGGTGACCACCCGCGTCCATGCGGGCGACGGACGCCTGCTGGCGGAGTTCGCGTCGGAAAAGCGCGTGTTCGTCCCCATCGACGCCATGCCGAAGCGCGTGACCAACGCCTTCCTGTCCGCCGAGGACAAGAACTTCTACGACCACAAGGGCATCGATCCCGTCGGCATCGCCCGCGCCATCCTGACCAACGTGGAGAATCTCGGCCGCGACCGCCGGCCGATGGGCGCCTCGACGATCACGCAGCAAGTCGCCAAGAACATGCTGCTGACCAACGAGGTGTCCTTCTCGCGCAAGATCAAGGAGGCGATCCTGGCGGTCCGCATCGAGCGGGCCTTCAGCAAGGACCGCATCCTTGAGCTGTACCTGAACGAGATCTTCCTGGGCTACCGCTCCTACGGCGTGGCGGCGGCGGCGCTGAACTACTTCAACAAGGCGCTGGACGAGCTGGACATCGAGGAGGCGGCCTATCTGGCGGCCCTGCCCAAGGCGCCCAGCAACTACCACCCGGAGCGCCAGCGCGACGCCGCCATGGCGCGGCGCAACTGGGTGATCGGGCGCATGGCCGAGGACGGGCACATCACCCCCGAGGAAGCCAAGATCGCCCAGTCCAAGCCCCTGGTCGTGCGCAAGCGCGACGAGCAGGAGTATGTGACGTCGGAGTATTTCGCCGAGGAGGTCCGGCGCGAGCTGGTGAAACTCTATGGCGAGCAGGCGCTCTATGAGGGCGGCCTGTCGGTCCGCGCCTCCATGGACCCGGTGCTCCAGCAGGCGGCGACCAAGGCGCTGCGCACCGGGCTGATCCAGTACGACCGCCGCCACGGCTACCGCGGTCCGGTCGGCAAGATGGAGAATTTCGACAACTGGGCGAAGAAGCTCGCCTCCATGGCGCCGCCTCCCGGTTCCGAGGGCTGGCATCTGGCGGTCGTGCTGAAGGACGACGAGGCGGGGGCGCTCGACATCGGCCTGCCAGACGGCTCGCGCGGCCGGGTGCCGCTGGCCGAGCTGCGCTGGGCGCGGGCGCAGCGCGACGACAACCGGCTGGGCCCGGAGATCCGCCGCCCCTCCGACGTCGCCAAGCTGGGCGACCTGATCCTGGTCGAGGCCGCCGGCAAGGACGAGAAGGGCAAGGAGCCGCCCGCCGGCACCTACGCGCTGCGGCAGGTCCCGGCGGTGCAGGGCGGTCTGGTCGCGCTCGACCCGCACACCGGCCGCGTGCTCGCCATGGTCGGCGGATTCTCCCCGCACATGAGTTCCTTCAACCGCGCCACCCAGGCGATGCGGCAGCCGGGCTCCTCCTTCAAGCCCTTCGTCTATCTGGCGGCGCTGAACCAGGGCTTCACCCCGTCCTCGCTGGTGATGGACGCGCCGTTCGAATACGACCCCGGCCATGGCCAGCCGATCTGGCGGCCGGAGAACTACAGCCACGAGTTCTATGGCCCGACGCCGCTGCGCGCCGGCATCGAGAAGTCGCGGAACGTCATGACCGTCCGTCTGGCCCAGGCCGTCGGCATGGACAAGGTGAAGGCGGTGGCCGAGAATTTTGGCATCACCGACAACCTCCAGCCCTATCTGCCGATGTCGCTCGGCGCGGGCGAGACGACGGTGCTGCGCCTCGCCACCGCCTACGCCATGCTGGCCAACGGCGGCAAGCGGGTCGGCCCGACCTTCATCGACCGGGTGCAGGACCGCAACGGCAAGACCATCTTCCGCCACGACACGCGCCCCTGCGCTTCCTGCAACCAGGTGGCCTGGAGCGACGGGCTGGCCGTTCCCGCCGTCGCCGACACGCGGGAGCAGGTGAACGACCCGCGCACGGTCTACCAGATGGTCTCCATGCTGGAGGGCGTCGTGCAGCGCGGCACGGCGACGAAGCTGCTGTCGCTGGGCAAGCCGCTGGCCGGCAAGACCGGCACGACCAACGACAGCCACGACGCGTGGTTCATGGGCTTCTCGCCCGACCTCGTCGTCGGCACCTACATCGGCTTCGACCAGCCGCGCTCGCTGGGCGCCCGCGAGACCGGCGGCTCGGCGGCGGTGCCGGTGTTCAAGGACGTGATGGAGGTGGCGCTGAAGGACCAGCCGGCCACGCCGTTCCGCGTGCCGCGCGGCCTGCGCCTCGTCCGCGTCAACCCGGAGAACGGGCGCCTTGCCCAGCCCGGCGAGCGCAAGGCGATCTGGGAGGCCTTCATCCCCGGCACCGAGCCGAACCCCGACCAGCCGCAGATGGTGCTGGACGGCTCGGCCCACGCCGCGGACGGCGGCTGGACCGGCGGAGTGCCCGGCGGCGATCCGGCGGCCCAGCAGCCGGGCGGCTGGGGCGCCCCGGCGGCACCGCCCTCGGCGGCGACGGTGGGCACCGGCGGCCTCTACTGA
- a CDS encoding N-acetylmuramoyl-L-alanine amidase — protein MPRLLAIVAALGALLGAVALPCAPARAQTTAALPFPPPVQERVSVLNARLGLHPDKTRLVLELTDSVPFTVSVHGSPYRVVVDLPDVSWPGGNTVMAGKGLVARYRFEGRDGGASRLVVETDGPARVVESYLIPPRDGFKPRFVLDIARTTPAQFAASAPVAATTSTASVSREAARPPAKRDPIVPVAAALPPPVPPRAAPVPEKPMIVVDPGHGGVDPGAVGVGGVYEKDITLAMARELKRQLEGSGRYRVRLTRDKDVFIRLRDRVAIARESNADLFLSLHADSIGSANMRGLSIYTLSDRASDREAEMLAAKENRADALAGMDLSSENDLVASILIDLAQRDTMNHSKRFANMALEHLGREVKLIPNKPHRQAGFAVLTAPDMPSALVEMGYLSSPQDVSLLSKSAHREKLGRGMVRTIDAYFKWLTGAQKS, from the coding sequence ATGCCCCGATTGCTCGCGATTGTCGCTGCGCTGGGCGCCCTTCTGGGGGCGGTCGCCCTGCCGTGCGCTCCGGCGCGGGCCCAGACCACCGCGGCGCTGCCCTTTCCGCCGCCGGTGCAGGAGCGGGTGTCCGTACTGAACGCGCGGCTGGGCCTGCATCCCGACAAGACGCGGCTGGTTCTGGAACTCACCGACTCGGTGCCCTTCACCGTGTCGGTGCACGGCTCGCCCTACCGCGTCGTGGTCGATCTGCCCGACGTGAGCTGGCCGGGCGGCAACACGGTGATGGCGGGCAAGGGGCTGGTCGCCCGCTACCGCTTCGAGGGGCGCGACGGCGGCGCCTCCCGCCTCGTGGTGGAGACCGACGGGCCGGCGCGGGTGGTCGAGTCCTACCTCATCCCGCCGCGCGACGGCTTCAAGCCGCGCTTCGTCCTCGACATCGCCCGCACCACCCCGGCGCAGTTCGCCGCCTCCGCCCCGGTCGCCGCCACCACCAGCACCGCGTCGGTGAGCCGCGAGGCGGCGCGCCCGCCGGCCAAGCGGGACCCCATCGTGCCGGTTGCCGCGGCCCTGCCGCCGCCGGTCCCGCCGCGGGCGGCGCCGGTGCCGGAGAAGCCGATGATCGTCGTCGATCCCGGCCATGGCGGCGTCGATCCCGGCGCGGTCGGCGTCGGCGGGGTGTACGAGAAGGACATCACGCTGGCGATGGCGCGCGAGCTGAAGCGCCAGCTCGAAGGAAGCGGCCGCTACCGGGTGCGGCTGACCCGCGACAAGGACGTGTTCATCCGCCTGCGCGACCGCGTCGCCATCGCGCGGGAGTCCAACGCCGACCTGTTCCTGTCGCTGCACGCCGACAGCATCGGGTCCGCCAACATGCGCGGCCTGTCCATCTACACCCTGTCCGACCGGGCGTCCGACCGCGAGGCGGAGATGCTGGCCGCCAAGGAGAACCGGGCCGACGCCCTGGCCGGCATGGACCTGTCCTCCGAGAACGATCTGGTGGCCTCGATCCTGATCGACCTCGCCCAGCGCGACACGATGAACCACTCCAAGCGGTTCGCCAACATGGCGCTGGAGCATCTTGGCCGCGAGGTCAAGCTGATCCCCAACAAGCCGCACCGTCAGGCCGGCTTCGCCGTGCTGACCGCGCCGGACATGCCGTCCGCGCTGGTCGAGATGGGCTATCTGTCGAGCCCCCAGGACGTCAGCCTGCTGAGCAAGTCGGCGCACCGCGAGAAGCTGGGCCGCGGCATGGTCCGCACCATCGACGCCTATTTCAAATGGCTGACCGGCGCGCAGAAGAGCTGA